The window GCATGTATGTGATTGGACCTATAGAGCCCGCTGCATCAAACAGGCACCACTTCATCTTGGtagccatcgactacttcactaaATAGGTCAAAGATCTACCTACAAGGCTGTGACAAAGAAGTTAGTGACGGATTTTGTCCGAAACAAGATCGTTTGCCGATTTGGGATACacgagtcaatcatcactgacaaCGCAGCTAACCTCAATAAATGAGGGAAATTTGTGAGAGTTCAGAATATTCTGCCGCAactccacagcctacagaccacAAATGAATGGACTAATTGAGGTAGCCAAaaaagaatatcaagagaattctacgaaagatagtggacaatcatAGGTTATGGCACGAGAATTTATCTTTCACCTTACTGGGTTATAGGACCACCATGAGACCATCCACTGGGACAACGCCATACATGTTTGTATATGGCACCGAAGTTGTGATAACCGCAGAGGTCAAGATACCATCCTTAAGAGTCATCCAAGAAGCCAAATTAGACGATGCAGAGTGGATACGGGTCAGACAGGAGCAACTCATTTTCATTGACGAAAGGAGAATAGATGCAGTATGCgatggtcagttgtatcagaataGGATGGCAAGTGCATTTAACAAAAGGATGAAGCCTCATCAGTTTACACTGGGGCAATTGGttctgaagaaaatcttccccCACCAggaagaagccaaaggaaagttcgcACCAAATTGGCAAGATTCTTACGTGGTCCGCCGAGTGTTGACATGTGGAGCTCTAATCTTGGTACAGATGGACGGAAGAGTCAGCACGAAGCCCAACAACTCAGACGAAATTAAGAGATACCACGTTTGAAGGCAATTGAGCTAGGTTTTTGCTGTAACAGAACTATGCTCAACCTGACTTCCCATGGAGTGATACGTAGGAAACCCATGTAGGATTCAATTTCTCTCTCCCCTCTCTTTTGTATTGTATCATTAGAAAATCCAAATATCATTTTGTATTGTATTTGGAACAATGCCATGACTTGATTTCCTCCGGAATGAATACGTACGTAATCCTCATCAGATTCAGCAgtcttttgtaattgaactacgttctgtcctgattccatttggatacgtaggcagtctgagTCAGACTCGGCCATTCCATTCttaatctcatcattttgcatTTGTTGTAATCGAACTACGTCTTGACCTGGTTTCGATTGGATACGTTGGCTGCTTGAGTTAGGCTGGGTGATATTTATCATATTTTTCTTAATCATCATCCACGAACTACGTTTAGACCTGATTCCATtttggatatgtaggcaacctgaAAAGGTTCGGTCGTAACCCTAGGAAACCTTTGTAATGCATTAGTATAGATTAGGACGTAGTCGCAACGAAAAGCAGCCACGTCGTCAAAAACATCATGGAAGATTGACATCAGCGGGATAAAGTTTTCAAGGTGCAATGCTCACGTTCAAAGAACCTTTTGAAGCATGTCATAATTTGGAATGACGGCATTTGCCATAAAacaatgattttaaaaaaatgatttctaaaaaacaTATCTTAATTTGTTCGACCTACTGAACTTTGTGGCGTAACCTTACCAGGACCGGGGAAAAGCCAGTACTATGGTCGACACAAACCGACTCCCCCTCCCGCTAAGAATATTTCTTCGAGCGCATGACCAAAAGAATGCAAGGAAATGCTAGGAATACACTAGGCAAATGACGGATCCGCCACTCTCT is drawn from Nicotiana tabacum cultivar K326 chromosome 9, ASM71507v2, whole genome shotgun sequence and contains these coding sequences:
- the LOC142163946 gene encoding uncharacterized protein LOC142163946, which translates into the protein MRPSTGTTPYMFVYGTEVVITAEVKIPSLRVIQEAKLDDAEWIRVRQEQLIFIDERRIDAVCDGQLYQNRMASAFNKRMKPHQFTLGQLVLKKIFPHQEEAKGKFAPNWQDSYVVRRVLTCGALILVQMDGRVSTKPNNSDEIKRYHV